Proteins encoded within one genomic window of Kibdelosporangium phytohabitans:
- a CDS encoding aldehyde dehydrogenase family protein: MSEAHADTATRLLIGGHWSPSSTGQTFLTRDPSTGRPLREVAEASPDDVDAAVAAARAAMDDPAWTSLPRSQVSLLLWRLADLVEANADEIARLETSDNGQPFEVSRNVTIPGTVGHLRYFAGWATKIEGRTAPMSNPDVFHYTRREPVGVCALILPWNFPLMITAWKLAPALACGNTVILKPAEQTPLTAVRLAGLCEEAGFPPGVVNLVTGGPAVGKRLVGHDGVDKVSFTGSTEVGREILRASAGNLKRVTLELGGKTPMIIARDADIDAAVTGTVQGALFNSGQVCAAYSRFYVDKARSDEFVEKVAAQAAALRIGPLISEEHRSSVDGFVRRGVDEGAQLVTGGKPAAGDGYFYEPTVFAGVRDEMSLARDEIFGPVIPVLTYDDPDELVGRANDSDYGLAASVWTRDLVTAHRLAASVKAGAVFVNMLHVPDPAAPWGGFKASGIGREMGAYALDAYTEIKGVFMNLATEE, translated from the coding sequence ATGTCCGAAGCTCACGCCGACACCGCCACGCGGCTGTTGATCGGTGGTCACTGGTCGCCCTCGTCGACCGGGCAGACCTTCCTGACCCGCGACCCGTCCACCGGCCGCCCGCTGCGAGAGGTCGCGGAGGCGTCCCCCGACGACGTGGACGCGGCGGTGGCCGCGGCGCGCGCGGCGATGGACGACCCGGCGTGGACCAGCCTGCCGCGCAGCCAGGTGAGCCTGCTGCTGTGGCGGCTGGCCGACCTGGTCGAGGCGAACGCCGACGAGATCGCCCGGCTGGAGACCAGCGACAACGGCCAGCCGTTCGAGGTTTCCCGAAACGTCACGATCCCCGGCACGGTCGGGCACCTGCGGTACTTCGCCGGGTGGGCGACGAAGATCGAGGGCCGCACGGCGCCGATGTCGAATCCGGACGTCTTCCACTACACCCGCCGCGAACCGGTCGGCGTGTGCGCGCTGATCCTGCCGTGGAACTTCCCGCTGATGATCACCGCGTGGAAACTCGCACCGGCGCTGGCCTGCGGGAACACCGTGATCCTGAAGCCGGCCGAGCAGACACCGCTGACGGCGGTCCGGCTCGCCGGGCTGTGCGAGGAGGCGGGGTTCCCGCCCGGCGTGGTCAACCTGGTCACCGGCGGTCCCGCCGTCGGCAAGCGCCTGGTCGGGCACGACGGCGTCGACAAGGTCTCGTTCACCGGCTCGACCGAGGTCGGCCGCGAGATCCTGCGGGCGAGCGCGGGCAACCTCAAGCGGGTCACGCTCGAACTGGGCGGCAAGACGCCGATGATCATCGCCAGGGACGCCGACATCGACGCGGCCGTCACCGGCACCGTGCAGGGAGCGCTGTTCAACAGCGGCCAGGTGTGCGCGGCCTACTCCCGGTTCTACGTGGACAAGGCGCGGTCGGACGAGTTCGTCGAGAAGGTCGCGGCGCAGGCGGCGGCGCTCCGGATCGGGCCGTTGATCTCCGAGGAGCACCGCTCGTCGGTCGACGGGTTCGTCCGCAGGGGAGTGGACGAGGGCGCGCAGCTGGTCACCGGCGGGAAACCGGCCGCGGGCGACGGGTACTTCTACGAGCCGACCGTGTTCGCGGGCGTGCGGGACGAGATGTCACTGGCCCGTGACGAGATCTTCGGCCCCGTGATCCCGGTCCTGACCTACGACGACCCGGACGAACTGGTCGGCAGGGCCAACGACAGCGACTACGGCCTCGCGGCATCGGTGTGGACCAGGGACCTCGTCACCGCGCACCGCCTCGCGGCGTCGGTCAAGGCGGGCGCGGTGTTCGTGAACATGCTGCACGTGCCCGACCCGGCGGCGCCGTGGGGCGGTTTCAAGGCCAGCGGCATCGGCCGCGAGATGGGGGCGTACGCGCTCGACGCGTACACCGAGATCAAGGGCGTGTTCATGAACCTGGCAACGGAGGAATAA
- a CDS encoding helix-turn-helix domain-containing protein, with protein sequence MPVLVNTADVSVREREEAWRSAVAEAFVPLDFTFPDPRGFRGEISGQTLGPVVVNRVTAGPHRAARTQRNIARTETPYYKVSMPLRGCVVLRQDGRETLLPPGDLAVYDTSRPYQVSFDDSCRLLVLMFPHRELRLPYDSVREMTARRVSGRTGIGGLVAPLLVNLASRLDEISGPQSARLADNIVDLLGTLYADLLGGSGYQPADPIHALMTRIRCFIEDNLDDPALGPEMVASASHISVGYLHKLFRAESTSVSKMIRERRLEQCRRDLVAPIARDKTVGAIGAQWGFVDAAHFSRVFKATYGVSPREYRVTHDLVV encoded by the coding sequence ATGCCAGTGCTGGTGAACACCGCCGATGTCTCGGTCAGGGAGCGCGAAGAGGCTTGGCGCTCCGCTGTCGCCGAGGCATTCGTGCCGCTCGACTTCACCTTCCCCGACCCGCGCGGGTTCCGCGGGGAGATCTCCGGCCAGACCCTCGGTCCGGTCGTGGTGAACCGGGTGACCGCGGGCCCGCACCGCGCCGCCCGCACCCAGCGCAACATCGCGCGGACCGAGACCCCCTACTACAAGGTGAGCATGCCGCTGCGCGGGTGCGTGGTGCTCCGCCAGGACGGCCGGGAAACCCTGCTGCCACCTGGCGATCTGGCGGTCTACGACACGAGCAGGCCGTACCAGGTGTCGTTCGACGACTCGTGCCGCCTGCTGGTGCTGATGTTCCCGCACCGGGAGTTACGGCTGCCGTACGACTCGGTCCGCGAGATGACCGCCCGGCGCGTGTCCGGCCGCACGGGAATCGGCGGACTGGTCGCGCCGCTGCTGGTGAACCTGGCCTCGCGGCTGGACGAGATCAGCGGGCCGCAGTCCGCCCGGCTGGCCGACAACATCGTCGACCTGCTCGGCACCCTCTACGCCGACCTGCTCGGCGGCAGCGGCTACCAGCCGGCCGACCCGATCCACGCCCTGATGACCAGGATCCGGTGCTTCATCGAGGACAACCTCGACGACCCCGCGCTCGGCCCGGAGATGGTGGCGTCCGCCAGCCACATCTCGGTCGGCTACCTGCACAAGCTGTTCCGCGCCGAGTCCACGTCGGTGTCGAAGATGATCCGGGAACGCAGGCTGGAGCAGTGCCGCCGTGACCTCGTCGCGCCGATCGCGCGTGACAAGACTGTCGGCGCGATCGGCGCGCAGTGGGGTTTCGTCGACGCGGCCCACTTCAGCCGCGTGTTCAAGGCGACGTACGGTGTTTCGCCGCGGGAGTACCGCGTGACCCACGACCTGGTGGTCTGA